The following are encoded together in the Montipora capricornis isolate CH-2021 chromosome 5, ASM3666992v2, whole genome shotgun sequence genome:
- the LOC138049646 gene encoding tubulin polyglutamylase complex subunit 1-like, giving the protein MAEKKVSKTNVLEELKADKTESPLDFLSRTGVTYQIKDAVTLVIENRPEDPIAFLAEFFDNHASNATALIRAHQKLILVHHSQPSFQNNLVLAYNILHHQKTNGGLRGLTGKTYNDLLAMLCRDLSFAEAEPLKKQIMCFSHEVVRFPVFRLGVLSTFVYQDFLKQAESLYNELDLSERGKADRRLCEVILCELKQAVTKTTDDPVSVIQVGSMLSSQRLNKVMIEALVKSGATSQTMTVDEFVVSAAEVLLEQIPDFR; this is encoded by the exons ATGGCAGAAAAGAAAGTTTCCAAAACAAACGTGTTGGAAGAATTGAAAGCAGATAAAACGGAGAGCCCTCTAGACTTTTTat CTCGCACTGGTGTAACCTATCAAATAAAGGATGCTGTAACTCTTGTCATAGAAAACAGACCTGAAGATCCAATTGCATTCCTTGCAGAATT TTTTGACAACCATGCAAGCAATGCTACTGCCCTAATTCGAGCACACCAGAAACTCATTTTGGTACATCATTCACAGCCGTCTTTTCAAAACAACCTTGTCCTGGCTTACAACATTCTTCATCACCAGAAAA CTAATGGTGGCTTACGAGGGTTAACTGGGAAGACCTACAATGATCTGTTAGCAATGTTGTGCAG GGACCTGAGTTTCGCAGAAGCTGAGCCCCTCAAAAAACAAATCATGTGTTTTAGCCATGAAGTTGTGCGGTTTCCTGTTTTTAGGCTGGGAGTGCTCTCCACATTTGTGTATCAAG ATTTCCTCAAACAAGCTGAGTCACTTTACAATGAGCTAGACTTGTCAGAGAGAG GTAAAGCTGATAGGCGTCTCTGTGAAGTGATACTGTGTGAGTTAAAGCAGGCAGTGACCAAGACCACAGATGATCCTGTCAG TGTTATTCAAGTGGGATCCATGTTAAGTTCGCAAAGACTCAACAAAGTCATGATTGAG GCTTTGGTGAAGAGTGGAGCTACCAGCCAGACAATGACTGTTGACGAGTTCGTTGTTTCCGCGGCAGAAGTCTTGCTCGAACAG ATACCAGACTTCAGATAA